The following proteins are encoded in a genomic region of Streptomyces lunaelactis:
- a CDS encoding acetate uptake transporter — MDNDVSAGSATSTSTLGHLALGLTLLAFGVGHTGVIDNVAAADASALATWVGGVALFIVGLLEFRAGNAGTGTAFSGLGAFWFTWGTAVGAEVSTEAAGLFLLLWALLALTLTASSAGSGLFGQGVYGLLCVSLLLLGIASFAESGGLAKAGGWVGAVAGLAAWYGATAALAKWPTFSGRAAGRGVTATG, encoded by the coding sequence GTGGACAACGACGTCTCTGCGGGAAGCGCTACTTCTACTTCGACTCTCGGCCACCTCGCGCTCGGACTGACCCTGCTGGCGTTCGGCGTCGGCCACACCGGCGTGATCGACAATGTCGCGGCGGCCGATGCCTCCGCGCTCGCCACCTGGGTCGGCGGCGTCGCACTGTTCATCGTCGGACTGCTCGAGTTCCGCGCGGGCAACGCCGGTACGGGCACGGCGTTTTCGGGTCTCGGCGCCTTCTGGTTCACCTGGGGCACCGCCGTCGGCGCCGAGGTCTCCACCGAAGCCGCAGGGCTGTTCCTGCTGCTGTGGGCACTGCTCGCACTGACCCTGACGGCCTCGTCCGCGGGCAGCGGACTGTTCGGTCAAGGTGTGTACGGACTGCTGTGCGTCTCGCTGCTGCTGCTCGGCATCGCATCGTTCGCGGAGAGCGGCGGGCTGGCGAAGGCGGGCGGCTGGGTCGGCGCGGTCGCGGGTCTGGCCGCCTGGTACGGCGCGACGGCAGCACTCGCCAAGTGGCCCACGTTCTCGGGACGCGCTGCCGGCCGGGGAGTGACGGCCACCGGCTGA
- a CDS encoding universal stress protein, with protein MAGHEIPEPADRKQVADPLSDLQAAEETCHPCDPAFRHGVVVGFDGSTSSERALAYAIGMARRLGSGLIIVHVANRLPTTVWAGCEPPVFVDVPDHRTEVLGLELACADYLAEVPWILVERGGDICHELEEVGQEYSADAIVVGSTHGIVGRIFGSVAGRLARRAQRPVVVIP; from the coding sequence ATGGCCGGTCACGAAATCCCCGAACCCGCGGACCGCAAGCAGGTAGCCGACCCACTGTCGGACCTGCAAGCGGCAGAAGAGACATGCCACCCCTGCGATCCCGCCTTCCGGCACGGAGTCGTCGTCGGCTTCGACGGATCGACCTCCAGTGAGCGGGCGCTCGCGTACGCCATCGGAATGGCCAGAAGGCTCGGCTCCGGCCTGATCATCGTCCATGTCGCCAATCGGCTGCCGACCACGGTCTGGGCGGGCTGCGAGCCCCCCGTCTTCGTGGATGTGCCGGACCACCGCACCGAGGTGCTCGGTCTGGAGCTGGCCTGCGCGGACTATCTCGCCGAGGTGCCGTGGATCCTGGTCGAGCGCGGCGGCGACATCTGTCACGAGCTCGAAGAGGTCGGCCAGGAGTACTCCGCGGACGCGATCGTCGTCGGCTCCACGCACGGCATCGTGGGACGCATCTTCGGCTCCGTCGCGGGCCGTCTCGCACGACGCGCGCAGCGCCCCGTCGTAGTGATCCCGTAG
- a CDS encoding helix-turn-helix domain-containing protein, producing MSQDSAAPEVARKLSGRRRREVVAVLLFSGGPIFESSIPLSVFGIDRQDAGVPRYRLLVCGGEEGPLRTTGGLELTAPYGLEAISRAGTVVVPAWRSITSPPPIEALDALRRAHEEGARIVGLCTGAFVLAAAGLLDGRPATTHWMYAPTLAKRYPSVHVDPRELFVDDGDVLTSAGTAAGIDLCLHIVRTDHGTEAAGALARRLVVPPRRSGGQERYLDRSLPEEIGSDPLAEVVSWALEHLHEQFDVETLAARAYMSRRTFDRRFRSLTGSAPLQWLITQRVLQAQRLLETSDYSVDEVAGRCGFRSPVALRGHFRRQLGSSPAAYRAAYRVRRPQSEPAPAAVVESVVPVQASPHARRAAAASGPSGPAATSAAPPELGRPGPDVYATGHGRPSLPGQRSAP from the coding sequence ATGAGTCAGGACTCCGCCGCACCGGAGGTGGCACGGAAGCTCTCCGGGCGCCGGCGCCGGGAAGTCGTCGCGGTGCTGCTGTTCAGCGGCGGCCCCATTTTTGAGAGTTCCATCCCGCTCTCGGTGTTCGGAATTGACCGTCAGGACGCCGGAGTTCCTCGCTATCGACTGCTCGTGTGCGGTGGCGAGGAGGGCCCGCTGCGGACCACCGGCGGGCTCGAACTGACCGCGCCCTACGGCCTGGAGGCGATCAGCAGAGCAGGCACTGTTGTCGTACCGGCCTGGCGGTCGATCACCTCACCACCGCCGATCGAGGCACTCGATGCCTTGCGCAGAGCGCATGAGGAGGGGGCCAGAATAGTCGGCCTGTGCACCGGTGCGTTCGTGCTCGCCGCTGCCGGTCTGCTCGACGGCCGCCCGGCGACCACCCACTGGATGTACGCGCCGACGCTGGCCAAGAGATATCCGTCCGTCCATGTGGATCCGCGCGAGCTCTTCGTCGACGACGGCGATGTGCTCACCTCCGCGGGCACGGCGGCCGGAATCGACCTCTGCCTCCACATCGTGCGTACGGACCACGGCACCGAGGCGGCCGGGGCGCTCGCCCGCAGGCTGGTCGTGCCGCCGCGGCGCAGTGGCGGGCAAGAGCGTTATCTGGACAGGTCTTTACCAGAGGAAATCGGGTCGGACCCGCTGGCCGAGGTCGTTTCGTGGGCGCTGGAGCATCTCCATGAACAGTTCGACGTGGAGACCCTGGCGGCCCGGGCGTACATGAGCCGGCGCACCTTCGACCGGCGATTCCGCTCGCTCACCGGCAGCGCACCGCTGCAGTGGCTGATCACCCAGCGGGTGCTGCAGGCACAGCGGCTGCTCGAGACCTCCGACTACTCGGTCGACGAGGTGGCGGGCCGCTGCGGCTTCCGCTCCCCGGTCGCCCTGCGTGGCCATTTCCGGCGCCAGCTGGGGTCCTCCCCGGCCGCGTACCGGGCGGCCTACCGGGTACGCCGTCCGCAGAGCGAGCCCGCCCCGGCGGCGGTGGTGGAGTCGGTCGTACCGGTGCAGGCCTCCCCGCATGCCAGACGTGCTGCCGCGGCGTCGGGACCGTCCGGTCCTGCCGCCACATCGGCCGCGCCGCCGGAGCTCGGCAGACCCGGTCCGGACGTGTACGCGACAGGTCACGGCCGGCCGAGCCTCCCCGGCCAGCGGAGTGCGCCCTAG
- the orn gene encoding oligoribonuclease codes for MNDRMVWIDCEMTGLSLTDDALIEVAALVTDSELNVLGDGVDIVVRPPDAALETMPEVVRQMHTASGLLDELAGGTTLAAAEEQVMAYVREHVKEPGKAPLCGNSVGTDRGFLLRDMPTLESYLHYRIVDVSSVKELARRWYPRAYFNSPEKNGNHRALADIRESIAELRYYREAVFVPQPGPDSDTAKKIAAKHVLPTE; via the coding sequence ATGAACGACCGCATGGTGTGGATCGACTGCGAGATGACCGGGCTCTCGTTGACGGACGACGCACTCATCGAGGTGGCCGCTTTGGTCACCGACTCGGAACTGAACGTGCTCGGCGACGGCGTGGACATCGTGGTCCGCCCACCGGACGCCGCGCTGGAGACGATGCCCGAGGTGGTGCGGCAGATGCACACCGCCTCGGGCCTCCTCGACGAGCTGGCGGGCGGCACCACGCTCGCAGCCGCCGAGGAGCAGGTCATGGCGTACGTGAGGGAGCACGTCAAGGAGCCGGGCAAGGCCCCGCTGTGCGGGAACTCGGTCGGCACCGACCGCGGCTTCCTGCTGCGCGACATGCCGACGCTGGAGAGCTACCTCCACTACCGGATCGTCGATGTCTCCTCGGTCAAGGAACTGGCCCGGCGCTGGTACCCGAGGGCGTACTTCAACAGTCCGGAGAAGAACGGCAACCACCGGGCGCTGGCGGACATCCGCGAATCCATCGCCGAGCTGCGCTACTACCGCGAGGCGGTCTTCGTGCCGCAGCCCGGACCGGACTCGGACACCGCGAAGAAGATCGCGGCGAAGCACGTCCTGCCCACGGAATGA
- a CDS encoding LacI family DNA-binding transcriptional regulator gives MVSRTIRTRNEGRRTGRPTLEEVAARAGVGRGTVSRVINGSPRVSDRTRAAVEAAVAELGYVPNRAARALAANRTDAIALVVPEPEDRFFAEPYFSDMVRGVGAALADTEMQLLLTLAGSDRERRRLATYLAAHRVDGVLLVSVHADDPIPDMLEQLAIPAVISGRRSARETLAAVDSDNFEGARSAVAHLLARGRRTIATITGRLDVYGAQCRLDGYRAALTAAGRFPDTELTAPADFTEEGGRRAMRELLERCPQLDAVFAASDVMAAGARHVLREAGRRIPDDVALVGFDDSAVARHMDPALTSVRQPIEEMGRTMAQVLLQEIAGRPAELPQIVLPTELVVRESS, from the coding sequence ATGGTGTCTCGGACAATCCGTACGCGCAACGAGGGACGGCGCACAGGCAGACCCACCCTCGAAGAGGTGGCGGCACGCGCCGGAGTTGGGCGTGGCACGGTCTCCCGGGTGATCAACGGCTCGCCGCGGGTCAGCGACCGCACGCGCGCCGCCGTCGAGGCGGCCGTCGCCGAACTGGGCTACGTACCCAATCGCGCCGCCCGCGCGCTCGCCGCCAACCGCACCGACGCGATCGCGCTCGTCGTGCCGGAGCCGGAGGACCGGTTCTTCGCCGAGCCGTACTTCTCCGACATGGTCCGCGGCGTCGGAGCGGCTCTCGCCGACACCGAGATGCAGCTGCTGCTGACCCTCGCCGGCAGCGACCGCGAGCGCCGCCGGCTCGCCACGTATCTGGCAGCCCACCGCGTGGACGGCGTCCTGCTCGTCTCGGTGCACGCCGACGACCCGATCCCCGACATGCTGGAGCAGCTCGCCATCCCGGCCGTCATCAGCGGCCGCAGGTCCGCGCGCGAGACGCTCGCCGCGGTCGACTCCGACAACTTCGAGGGTGCGCGCAGCGCCGTGGCGCATCTGCTCGCGCGCGGCCGCCGCACCATCGCGACGATCACCGGACGCCTCGATGTGTACGGAGCCCAGTGCCGGCTCGACGGCTACCGCGCGGCCCTGACGGCGGCGGGCCGGTTCCCCGACACCGAGCTGACGGCCCCCGCCGACTTCACCGAGGAGGGCGGCCGCCGGGCGATGCGGGAGCTTCTGGAGCGCTGCCCGCAGCTGGACGCGGTCTTCGCGGCCTCGGACGTGATGGCGGCGGGCGCGCGGCACGTACTGCGCGAGGCGGGCCGCCGGATTCCGGACGATGTGGCGCTCGTCGGCTTCGACGACTCGGCGGTGGCCCGCCATATGGACCCGGCGCTCACCAGCGTGCGCCAGCCGATCGAGGAGATGGGCCGCACGATGGCCCAGGTGCTGCTGCAGGAGATAGCGGGCCGCCCGGCGGAGCTGCCGCAGATCGTGCTCCCGACGGAGCTGGTCGTACGCGAGTCGTCGTAG
- a CDS encoding ABC transporter substrate-binding protein, with protein sequence MRRAVILAVVAALGAGLLAGCAEDSDEPTGSASNGGGGGKGRTTLTVGVFGAFGLKEAGLYDEYMKLNKNIVIQQTSIERNENYYPQLLTHLGTGSGLADIQAVEVNNIAEITATQSGKLVDLGKAEGVQKDAFLPWKWEQATSKDGRTVALGTDIGPQGICYRKDLFAKAGLPTDREAVGKLWAGDWNKYLDAGKQFKSKAPKGVAFVDSATGVMSAITGSNENRFYDKDGKIVYKTNPAVKQAWDTAAAFATEGLTGKLQQFTPAWDQGFANGTFATVSCPAWMLGYIQDKGGAAGKDKWDVAAAPRPSNWGGSFLTVPDAGKNKAEAAKLAAWLTAPEQQAKLFAERGSFPSAKAAYALPEVSGAKHAYFGGAPIGQIFSKAAEGVPVQIIGPKDLIIAQNLGDIGMLQVDQKGRSSKEGWDAAVKAIDNALDQ encoded by the coding sequence ATGCGCAGGGCAGTAATCCTCGCGGTCGTCGCCGCGCTCGGCGCCGGTCTGCTGGCCGGCTGTGCCGAGGACAGCGACGAACCCACCGGCAGTGCGTCGAACGGCGGCGGTGGGGGCAAGGGCAGAACCACGCTCACCGTAGGGGTCTTCGGGGCCTTCGGCCTCAAGGAAGCAGGCCTTTACGACGAGTACATGAAGCTCAACAAGAACATCGTGATCCAGCAGACCTCGATCGAGCGCAACGAGAACTACTACCCGCAGCTGCTCACCCACCTGGGCACCGGCAGCGGACTCGCCGACATCCAGGCCGTCGAGGTCAACAACATCGCCGAGATCACCGCCACGCAGTCGGGCAAGCTCGTCGACCTGGGCAAGGCGGAGGGGGTCCAGAAGGACGCGTTCCTGCCGTGGAAGTGGGAGCAGGCCACCTCAAAGGACGGCAGGACGGTCGCTCTTGGCACCGACATAGGGCCGCAGGGCATCTGCTACCGCAAGGACCTCTTCGCCAAGGCCGGGCTGCCCACCGACCGTGAGGCGGTCGGCAAGCTGTGGGCGGGCGACTGGAACAAGTACCTGGACGCGGGCAAGCAGTTCAAGTCCAAGGCGCCCAAGGGCGTGGCGTTCGTGGACTCCGCGACCGGCGTGATGTCGGCGATCACCGGCAGCAACGAGAACCGCTTCTACGACAAGGACGGCAAGATCGTCTACAAGACGAACCCTGCCGTGAAGCAGGCCTGGGACACCGCCGCGGCGTTCGCGACGGAGGGACTGACCGGCAAGCTCCAGCAGTTCACCCCGGCCTGGGACCAGGGCTTCGCGAACGGCACCTTCGCGACCGTCTCCTGCCCGGCCTGGATGCTCGGCTACATCCAGGACAAGGGCGGGGCCGCGGGCAAGGACAAGTGGGACGTGGCCGCCGCGCCCAGGCCGAGCAACTGGGGCGGCTCCTTCCTGACCGTTCCCGACGCCGGCAAGAACAAGGCCGAGGCGGCGAAGCTCGCGGCCTGGCTGACCGCGCCCGAACAGCAGGCGAAGCTCTTCGCCGAGCGCGGCAGCTTCCCGAGCGCCAAGGCCGCGTACGCGCTGCCCGAGGTCTCCGGCGCCAAGCACGCCTACTTCGGGGGCGCGCCCATCGGACAGATCTTCTCGAAGGCCGCCGAGGGCGTACCGGTCCAGATCATCGGCCCGAAGGACCTGATCATCGCGCAGAACCTCGGGGACATCGGGATGCTCCAGGTCGACCAGAAGGGCCGTTCCTCCAAGGAGGGCTGGGACGCGGCCGTGAAGGCGATCGACAACGCGCTGGACCAGTGA
- a CDS encoding carbohydrate ABC transporter permease — translation MKSATSEEAAVPSSGEEGTAPPRAVEVSADDERRRARRSRRYRLDVRWSPYAFVMPFFVFFLAFGLFPLLYTGWASLHRVELTAPTDMEWVGLRNFSRLLEDEFFWNALKNTVTIGLISTVPQLLIALGIAHLLNYRLRGSMFFRVAALTPYATSVAAATLVFVLLFGRDYGMINWALGLVGFDHVDWQNGEWTSQLAVSTIVIWRWTGYNALIYLAAMQAIPNDLYESAALDGASRWQQFRHVTIPSLRPTILFTCVVSTIGATQLFGEPLLFNGSAGATGGADHQFQTLGLYLYEQGWVNLHLGRASAIAWAMFLILLVIGAVNWLLARRLSKSA, via the coding sequence ATGAAGTCCGCCACTTCGGAAGAAGCCGCCGTGCCCTCCTCGGGGGAGGAGGGCACGGCCCCGCCGCGCGCGGTGGAGGTGTCCGCGGACGACGAACGCCGCCGGGCCCGGCGCAGCCGCCGCTACCGGCTGGATGTGAGGTGGAGCCCGTACGCCTTTGTCATGCCGTTCTTCGTCTTCTTCCTGGCGTTCGGGCTCTTCCCGCTGCTCTACACCGGCTGGGCCTCGCTGCACCGGGTGGAGCTGACGGCGCCCACCGACATGGAGTGGGTGGGGCTGCGGAACTTCTCGCGGCTGCTCGAGGACGAGTTCTTCTGGAACGCGCTGAAGAACACCGTGACGATCGGGCTGATCTCCACGGTGCCGCAGCTGCTCATCGCACTCGGCATCGCGCATCTGCTGAACTACCGGCTGCGCGGCTCGATGTTCTTCCGGGTGGCCGCGCTGACTCCGTACGCCACCTCGGTCGCCGCGGCCACGCTCGTCTTCGTGCTCCTCTTCGGGCGCGACTACGGGATGATCAACTGGGCGCTGGGGCTGGTCGGTTTCGACCATGTCGACTGGCAGAACGGCGAATGGACCTCCCAGCTGGCCGTCTCCACCATCGTGATCTGGCGGTGGACGGGGTACAACGCCCTGATCTATCTGGCCGCGATGCAGGCCATCCCGAACGATCTCTACGAGTCGGCCGCGCTGGACGGGGCCTCGCGCTGGCAGCAGTTCAGGCATGTCACCATCCCCTCACTGCGGCCGACGATCCTGTTCACCTGTGTGGTCTCGACGATCGGCGCCACGCAACTGTTCGGTGAGCCCCTGCTGTTCAACGGCAGCGCGGGCGCGACGGGCGGTGCCGACCATCAGTTCCAGACGCTCGGGCTCTATCTGTACGAGCAGGGCTGGGTGAATCTCCACCTCGGCCGGGCCTCGGCGATCGCCTGGGCGATGTTCCTGATCCTGCTGGTGATCGGCGCGGTGAACTGGCTGCTCGCCCGCCGGCTGAGCAAGAGCGCGTAG
- a CDS encoding carbohydrate ABC transporter permease: MLSAKRAGRQLHGGRITHAVLIVFTIGSLFPLVWTAIAASRSSSRLAQTPPPFWFGGNLFKNLEIAWTDANMGTALLNTTVVAGSIAAGTVLFSTLAGFAFAKLRFRFKNLLLVLVIGTMMVPPQLSVVPLYMLIAELSWTDQLQSVILPTLVSAFGVFFMRQYLIEALPTELIEAARVDGANSWRVVWHIVFPAARPAMAVLGMLTFVMAWNDFFWPIIALTQNGSPTVQVALTGLGRGYIPDQSVIMAGALLGTLPLLIAFVVFGKHIVGGIMQGAVKG; this comes from the coding sequence ATGTTGAGCGCCAAACGTGCCGGACGCCAGCTGCACGGCGGCCGGATCACCCATGCCGTACTGATCGTGTTCACCATCGGCTCGCTCTTTCCGCTGGTGTGGACGGCGATCGCGGCCTCCCGCAGCAGCTCCCGGCTCGCCCAGACTCCCCCGCCCTTCTGGTTCGGCGGCAATCTCTTCAAGAATCTGGAGATCGCCTGGACCGACGCCAATATGGGCACCGCCCTGCTCAACACGACGGTCGTCGCCGGATCGATCGCGGCCGGGACCGTGCTCTTCTCGACGCTCGCCGGCTTCGCCTTCGCCAAACTCCGCTTCCGCTTCAAGAACCTCCTTCTGGTGCTGGTGATCGGCACGATGATGGTGCCGCCGCAGCTCAGCGTCGTACCGCTGTACATGCTGATCGCCGAGCTGTCCTGGACCGATCAGCTGCAGTCCGTCATCCTGCCCACCCTGGTCAGCGCCTTCGGCGTGTTCTTCATGCGGCAGTACCTGATCGAGGCGCTGCCCACCGAGCTGATCGAGGCGGCCCGGGTGGACGGCGCGAACAGCTGGCGCGTGGTGTGGCACATCGTCTTCCCAGCGGCGCGGCCCGCGATGGCGGTGCTGGGCATGCTGACTTTTGTGATGGCCTGGAACGACTTCTTCTGGCCGATCATCGCGCTGACCCAGAACGGCAGCCCGACCGTGCAGGTGGCGCTGACCGGGCTCGGCCGCGGCTATATCCCCGACCAGTCGGTGATCATGGCCGGCGCACTGCTGGGCACGCTGCCGCTGCTGATCGCCTTCGTCGTCTTCGGCAAGCACATCGTCGGCGGCATCATGCAGGGCGCGGTCAAGGGCTGA
- a CDS encoding GH1 family beta-glucosidase yields the protein MSVTFPPAFLWGTATAAYQIEGAVREGGRTPSIWDTFSHTPGKVEGGDTGDTAVDHYHRRADDVALMAGIGVNAYRFSVSWPRVQPTGRGPAVQRGLDFYRGLVDDLLDHGIRPSLTLYHWDLPQELESAGGWPERDTAHRFADYARIVADALGDRVDMWTTLNEPWCSAFLGYGSGVHAPGRTDPAAALRAAHHLNLGHGLAAQALRSVLPARAKLSVSLNPSVVRARSQSPADLDARRRIDALANRIFADPMLKGTYPEDLFADTARLTDWSFVHGDDLAVIKHPLDSLGLNYYAPAVVSDATDNRPERSDGHGAGEHSPWPGADGVSFHQPPGDRTEMGWSIDPTGLYDLLLHYTREAPGLPLMITENGAAYVDKPAADGTVHDPDRIRYLHGHLSAVHRAMADGADVRGYFLWSLMDNFEWSYGYSKRFGAVYVDYETQVRTPKSSAHWYGELARTGVLPELPGLPDLPDLPEA from the coding sequence ATGTCCGTGACGTTTCCGCCCGCCTTCCTGTGGGGCACCGCCACCGCCGCGTACCAGATCGAGGGCGCGGTCCGGGAGGGCGGCCGCACCCCGTCGATCTGGGACACCTTCAGTCATACGCCGGGCAAGGTGGAGGGCGGTGACACCGGGGACACGGCCGTCGACCACTACCACCGCCGCGCCGACGACGTCGCGCTGATGGCGGGGATCGGGGTCAACGCCTACCGCTTCTCGGTCTCCTGGCCGCGGGTGCAGCCCACCGGCCGCGGCCCCGCCGTCCAGCGCGGCCTCGACTTCTACCGCGGCCTCGTCGACGATCTGCTCGACCACGGCATCCGGCCCTCGCTCACCCTCTACCACTGGGACCTGCCCCAGGAGCTGGAGTCGGCGGGCGGCTGGCCGGAGCGGGACACCGCGCACCGCTTCGCCGACTACGCCCGGATCGTCGCCGACGCGCTCGGCGACCGCGTGGATATGTGGACGACCCTCAACGAGCCCTGGTGCAGCGCCTTTCTCGGATACGGCTCCGGGGTGCATGCCCCCGGCCGCACCGACCCGGCCGCCGCGCTGCGCGCCGCCCACCATCTCAACCTCGGCCACGGCCTGGCCGCCCAGGCACTGCGGTCCGTACTCCCCGCCCGCGCGAAGCTCTCCGTCAGCCTCAACCCGAGTGTGGTCAGGGCGAGGAGCCAGAGCCCGGCGGACCTGGACGCCCGGCGCCGTATCGACGCGCTCGCGAACCGGATCTTCGCGGACCCGATGCTGAAGGGCACGTATCCGGAAGATCTCTTCGCGGACACCGCGCGCCTGACCGACTGGTCGTTCGTCCACGGCGACGATCTGGCTGTCATCAAGCACCCCCTGGACTCGCTCGGACTGAACTACTACGCACCTGCAGTTGTATCGGACGCCACTGACAATCGCCCCGAGCGCAGCGACGGCCACGGTGCCGGCGAGCACTCCCCCTGGCCGGGCGCGGACGGGGTCTCCTTCCACCAGCCGCCGGGCGACCGCACCGAGATGGGCTGGTCGATCGACCCGACCGGGCTGTACGACCTGCTGCTGCACTACACGCGCGAGGCGCCGGGGCTGCCGCTGATGATCACCGAGAACGGCGCCGCGTACGTCGACAAGCCGGCCGCCGACGGCACGGTCCACGACCCCGACCGCATCCGCTATCTGCACGGCCATCTCTCGGCGGTCCACCGGGCGATGGCCGACGGCGCGGACGTACGCGGCTACTTCCTCTGGTCCCTGATGGACAACTTCGAGTGGTCCTACGGCTACAGCAAGCGCTTCGGGGCGGTGTACGTGGACTACGAGACGCAGGTTCGTACGCCGAAGTCGAGCGCGCACTGGTACGGGGAGCTGGCCCGGACCGGGGTGCTGCCGGAGCTGCCGGGCCTACCTGACCTGCCGGACCTGCCGGAGGCCTGA
- a CDS encoding trypsin-like serine peptidase encodes MAVLALALLSGALSTAPATAAPPDADAFWTAERMADAEPVDSGRATGRSGPRAAAAAPPGIRKGTYFGGLPMVGTFFYDGRPLGGTVTSCTGSVVHSGGKDLVLTAGHCAMGLRRATHRIFVPQYRHGLSSARQPGGVYAVNRVFVDPRYERNTKKPVSDLDFAFARLAPNSKGRVEDVTGSLTFTQASGYRHKATVVGYPSSEAVNKRHHALRCDVATYRLPGFRQMRMTCGGFYGGVSGGPWIKDYDPVTRTGKVIGNTGGYNGGGNDQNVDWITYSPLYAKDAQALYDDAVAGTKDADIKRPPYVPSGLRQVRQVR; translated from the coding sequence TTGGCTGTCCTTGCGCTCGCTCTCCTGTCGGGAGCACTCAGTACCGCTCCCGCCACGGCAGCACCCCCGGACGCGGACGCGTTCTGGACGGCCGAGCGCATGGCGGACGCCGAACCGGTCGACTCCGGGCGGGCCACGGGCCGTTCCGGTCCGCGGGCGGCCGCAGCCGCTCCTCCCGGCATCAGGAAGGGGACGTACTTCGGGGGCCTGCCCATGGTGGGCACGTTCTTCTACGACGGCAGGCCGCTCGGCGGCACGGTGACATCCTGCACGGGCAGCGTCGTCCACAGCGGCGGCAAGGATCTGGTCCTCACCGCCGGGCACTGCGCCATGGGCCTCAGGCGCGCCACGCACCGCATCTTCGTACCGCAGTACCGCCACGGACTCTCCTCCGCCCGTCAGCCGGGCGGCGTCTACGCGGTGAACAGGGTCTTCGTCGACCCGAGGTACGAGCGGAACACCAAGAAACCCGTCTCCGACCTGGACTTCGCCTTCGCCCGCCTCGCTCCCAACAGCAAGGGCAGGGTCGAGGACGTCACCGGTTCACTCACCTTCACCCAGGCGTCCGGCTACCGCCACAAGGCCACCGTGGTCGGCTATCCCAGCAGCGAAGCCGTCAACAAGAGGCACCACGCGCTCCGTTGCGACGTCGCCACCTACCGTCTGCCCGGCTTCCGGCAGATGCGGATGACCTGCGGCGGCTTCTACGGCGGGGTCTCCGGCGGCCCCTGGATCAAGGACTACGACCCCGTCACCCGCACCGGCAAGGTCATCGGCAACACCGGCGGCTACAACGGCGGCGGCAACGACCAGAACGTCGACTGGATCACCTACTCGCCGCTGTACGCCAAGGATGCGCAGGCCCTCTACGACGACGCTGTCGCGGGCACGAAGGACGCGGACATCAAGCGCCCGCCGTATGTGCCCTCAGGCCTCCGGCAGGTCCGGCAGGTCAGGTAG